Part of the Heliangelus exortis unplaced genomic scaffold, bHelExo1.hap1 Scaffold_69, whole genome shotgun sequence genome is shown below.
GAGGTGCCTCCAACTCAACCAATGGCCTTGGAGGTGCCTCCACCATTGTTGTTGACCTTGGAGGTGCCTCCACCTCCCTCAATGACCTTGGAGGTGCCACCACCTCCACCAATGACCTTGGAGGTGCCTCCACCATTGTTGTTGACCTTGGAGGTGCCACCAAGACCATTGATGGCCTTGGAGGTGCCACCAGAGAAGGTCCTGGAGGTGCCCCCAACTCAACCAATGACCTTGGAGGTGCCACCATCATTGTTGTTGACCTTGGAGGTGCCACCACCTCCCTCAATGACCTTGGAGGTGCCACCAACCCCATCATCACTGACCTTGGAGGTGCCACCATCATTGTTGTTGATGTTGGAGGTGCCACCACCTCCACCAATGGCCTTGGAGGTGCCACCAACTCAACCAATGGCCTTGATGGTGCCACCAGAGAAGGTCCTGGAGGTGCCACCAACTCAACCAATGACCTTGGAGGTGCCACCAACTCCATCATCAGTGACCTTGGAGGTGCCACCAACTCAACCAATGGCCTTGGAGGTGCCACCAGAGAAGGTCCTTGAGGTGCCACCATCATTGTTGTTGACCTTGGAGGTGCCTCCACCTCCCTCAACGGCCTTGGAGGTGCCTCCAACTCAACCAATGGCTTTGGAGGTGCCACCACCATTTTTGTTGACCTTGGAGGTGCCACCACCTCCTTCAATGGCCTTGGAGGTGCCTCCAACTCAACCAATGGCCTTGGAGGTGCCACCAACTCCCTCAGTGGCCTTGGAGGTGCCACCAACTCAACCAATGGCCTTGGAGGTGCCTCCAACTCAACCATCAATGACCTTGGAGGTGCCACCATCATTGTTGATGACCTTGGAGGTGCCACCACCTCCATCATCAATGACCTTGGAGGTGCCTCCACCATTTTTGTTGACCTTGGAGGTGCCACCAAGACCATTGATGGCCTTGGAGGTGCCACCAGAGAAGGTCCTGGAGGTGCCACCCCCATTGTTGTTGACCTTGGAGGTGCCACCACCTCCACCAATGACCTTGGAGGTGCCACCAACTCAACCAATGACCTTGGAGGTGCCACCAACTCCCTCAGTGGCCTTGGAGGTGCCACCAACTCAACCAATGGCCTTGGAGGTGCCACCAACTCAACCATCAATGACCTTGGAGGTGCCTCCACCATTGTTGTTGACCTTGGAGGTGCCTCCCACTCAACCAATGACCTTGGAGGTGCCACCAACTGCCTCAACGGCCTTGGAGGTGCCACCAAGACCATTGGTGGCCTTGGAGGTGCCACCAGAGAAGGTCCTTGAGGTGCCACCATCATTGTTGTTGACCTTGGAGGTGCCTCCACCTCCCTCAACGGCCTTGGAGGTGCCTCCAACTCAACCAATGGCTTTGGAGGTGCCACCACCATTTTTGTTGACCTTGGAGGTGCCACCACCTCATCATCAATGACCTTGGAGGTGCCTCCACCATTTTTGTTGACCTTGGAGGTGCCACCAAGACCATGATGGCCTTGGAGGTGCCACCAGAGAAGGTCCTGGAGGTGCCACCCCCATTGTTGATGACCTTGGAGGTGCCACCACCTCCCTCAATGACCTTGGAGGTGCCACCAACTCAACCAATGACCTTGGAGGTGCCTCCAACTCAACCAATGACCTTGGAGGTGCCTCCAACTCAACCAGTGGCCTTGGAGGTGCCACCAGAGAAGGTCCTGGAGGTGCCACCACCTCCACCAATGACCTTGGAGGTGCCTCCACCATACTTTATGACCAGGGAGGCGCCACCCCCGTCACGGGTGCCCCTCCCCCGTCGGCGGCGCCGCCGTCGTCACCGCGCGGTGTCCCCGCAGGCGATCGAGCgtcccccgccccgcccccccgGCGCCATGGCCAGCAACGTCACCAACAAGACGGACCCCAGGTCGATGAACTCCCGGGTCTTCATCGGGAACCTCAACACCCTGGTGGTGAAGAAGAGCGACGTGGAGGCCATCTTCTCCAAGTACGGCAAGATCGTCGGCTGCTCCGTCCACAAGGGCTTCGCCTTCGTCCAGTACGTCAACGAGCGCAACGCCCGCGCCGCCGTCGCCGGCGAGGACGGCAGGATGATAGCTGGGCAGGTCCTGGGTGAGCTgatgggggggctggggggtttgATGGAGGTTCTGAGAGGTTTTATGGAGGTTCTGAGAGGTTTGATGAGGTTCTGAGGGGTTGGGTGGAGGTTCTGAGAGGTTTTATGgaggttttttgaggttttatgAGGTTTGGTGGAGGTTCCGAGAGGTTTTATGGAGGTTTTATGAGGTTTCGTGGAGgttctgagaggtttttttgaggttttagGAGGTTTTATGGAGGTTCCAAGAGGTTTTATGGAGATTTCGTGAGGTTTTATGGAGGTTTTAGGAGGTTGGGTGGAGGTTCTGAGAGGTTTTATGGAGGTTTTAGGAGGTTTTATGAGGTTTGATGGAGGTTCTAAGAGGTTTTATGGAGGTTCTGAGAGGTTTGATGAGGTTCCGTTCAGGTTTGATGAGGTTCTGAGAGGTTGGGTGGAGGTTCCAAGAGGTTTTATGGAGGTTCTGAGAGGTTTTATGGAGGTTTTAGGAGGTTTTATGGAGGTTTTCTGAGGTTCTGAGAGGTTTTATGGAGGTTCTGAGAGGTTTGATGAGGTTCTGAGGGGTTGGGTGGAGGTTCTGAGAGGTTTGATGAGGTTCTGAGGGGTTGGGTGGAGGTTCTGAGAGGTTTTTTGGAGGTTCCAAGAGGTTGGGTTGAGGTTCTGAGAGGTTTTATGGAGGTTCTGAGAGGTTTTATGGAGGTTTTAGGAGGTTTTATGGAGGTTCTGAGAGGTTTTATGAGGTTTGGTGGAGGTTCCGAGAGGTTTTATGGAGGTTCTAAGAGGTTTTATGGAGGTTCTGAGGGGTTGGGTGGAGGTTCTGAGAGGTTTTATGGAGGTTTTGGGAGGTTTGATGAGGTTCTGAGAGGTTGGGTGGAGGTTCCAAGAGGTTTTATGGAGGTTTTATGGAGGTTTTAGGAGGTTTTATGAGATTTGATGGAGGTTCTGAGAGGTTTTGTGAGGTTTTATGAGGTTGGGTGGAGGTTCTGAGAAGTTTTATGGAGGTTTGATGAGGTTTTATGGAGGTTTTAGGAGGTTGGGTGGAGGTTCTGAGAGGTTTTATGGAGATTCTGAGGGGTTTTATGGAGGTTCTGAGAGGTTTTATGGAGATTCTGAGGGGTTTTATGGAGGTTCTGAGAGGTTTGATGAGGTTCTGAGAGGTTGGGTGGAGGTTGGGTGGAGGTTTGATAAGGTTCTGAGAGGTTTTATGGAGGTTTTGGGAGGCTTTATGGAGGTTCTGAGAAGTTTTATGGAGGTTTGATGAGGTTTATGGAGGTTCTGAGAGGTTTGATGAGGTTTGGTGGAGGTTCTGAGAGGTTTTATGGAGGTTCTGAGAGGTTGGGTGGAGGTTCTGAGAGGTTTTAAAAGGTTTTATGGAGGTTTTATGAGGTTTTATGGAGGTTCTCAGAGGTTTTATGGAGGTTCCAAGAGGTTTTATGGAGGTTCTAAGAGGTTGGGTTGAGGTTCTGAGAGGTTTTATGGAGGTTCTGAGAGATTTGATGAGGTTTGATGGAGGTTCTGAGAGGTTTGATGGAGGTTCTGAGAGGTTGGGTGGAGGTTCTGAGAAGTTTTATGGAGGTTTCGTGAGGTTCTGAGAGGTTTGATGAGGTTTCGTTGAGGTTTTATGGAGGTTCTGAGAGGTTTATGGAGGTTCTGAGAGGTTTTATGGAGGTTCTGAGAGGTTTTGTGAGGTTGATGGAGGTTCTGAGAGGTTTTATGGAGGTTTGATGAGGTTTTATGGAGGTTTTAGGAGGTTGGGTGGAGGTTCTGAGAGGTGTTATGGAGGTTTTGACAAGTTTTATGGAGGTTCTAAGAGGTTTGATGGAGGTTCTGAGGGGTTGGGTGGAGGTTCCATGAGGTTTTATGGAGGTTTTATGAGGTTTGATGGAGGTTCTGAGAGGTTTTATGAAGGTTTGGTGAGGTTTGA
Proteins encoded:
- the LOC139790950 gene encoding trophinin-like gives rise to the protein MSIGGLGGATNSTNGLGGATNPIINDLGGASTIFVDLGGATIIVVDLGGATNSTNGLGGATNSTNGLGGATNSTNGLGGATREGPGGATPIVVDLGGATKTIGGLGGATREGPGGASNSTNGLGGASTIVVDLGGASTSLNDLGGATTSTNDLGGASTIVVDLGGATKTIDGLGGATREGPGGATIIVVDLGGATTSLNDLGGATNPIITDLGGATIIVVDVGGATTSTNGLGGATNSTNGLDGATREGPGGATNSTNDLGGATNSIISDLGGATNSTNGLGGATREGP
- the HNRNPC gene encoding heterogeneous nuclear ribonucleoproteins C1/C2, producing the protein MASNVTNKTDPRSMNSRVFIGNLNTLVVKKSDVEAIFSKYGKIVGCSVHKGFAFVQYVNERNARAAVAGEDGRMIAGQVLGELMGGLGGLMEVLRGFMEVLRGLMRF